The following coding sequences lie in one Polluticoccus soli genomic window:
- a CDS encoding leucyl aminopeptidase family protein → MEFKILAKAGKKNHLFIVDDAATLKQISDLDTNELKFSTTAFNNDQSYISINQYSRHIFIYFIRNKKTDWQTAEMLRKGGAELQALMNRQKLAEIVITNLSKNAKAAYLMAQGMALSNYQFLKYRNEAKKLANTLTTVNFTNQSITVKETQELNIITDAIYRARTLVNEPLNYLTAVQLSKEITALGKEAGFKVTVLQKAQMEREKMGGILAVNRGSIDPPTFTVMEYTPKKAINKKPIVLVGKGVVYDTGGLSLKPTPASMDRMKSDMSGAALVSGAMYAIAKMQMPLHVIALVPATDNRPGENAYVPGDIIKMYSGTTVEVLNTDAEGRLLLGDALHWAKRYDPELVVDFATLTGAASVAVGEHGIVCMGTAPDNVKQAFRDSGFRQYERLVEYPLWDEYGDLIKSDAADLKNVGGPSGGAITAGKFLEHFTNYPWMHFDIAGVSFSMTKKGYIPTGGTAYGMRMLLDFLVNYGKA, encoded by the coding sequence ATGGAATTTAAAATCTTGGCCAAAGCAGGCAAAAAAAACCATTTGTTCATCGTGGATGACGCCGCGACGTTGAAACAGATAAGCGATCTGGATACAAATGAATTAAAGTTCAGCACCACTGCGTTCAACAACGATCAGTCATATATCTCGATCAACCAGTATAGCAGGCATATCTTTATTTATTTCATCAGGAACAAGAAAACGGATTGGCAAACCGCAGAGATGCTAAGGAAAGGCGGTGCGGAACTCCAGGCCTTAATGAACCGTCAGAAGCTGGCCGAAATAGTGATCACCAATCTGTCGAAAAATGCAAAAGCGGCCTATTTAATGGCTCAGGGTATGGCGCTTTCCAACTACCAGTTTTTAAAATACCGCAACGAGGCAAAAAAACTGGCAAACACGCTGACAACAGTAAATTTTACCAATCAGTCGATAACAGTAAAAGAAACCCAGGAACTCAATATCATCACTGATGCTATCTACCGCGCCCGTACATTAGTAAACGAGCCACTAAACTATCTCACCGCAGTGCAACTGTCCAAGGAGATAACTGCGCTGGGCAAGGAAGCCGGCTTTAAAGTAACCGTTTTGCAGAAAGCTCAAATGGAGCGCGAAAAGATGGGGGGTATTCTGGCGGTAAACCGTGGCAGTATCGACCCTCCAACGTTCACCGTAATGGAGTACACACCTAAAAAAGCTATCAACAAAAAACCGATCGTCCTGGTTGGTAAGGGTGTTGTATACGACACCGGCGGCCTTTCATTGAAGCCAACACCGGCCTCAATGGACCGTATGAAAAGCGATATGAGCGGTGCTGCGCTGGTAAGCGGCGCTATGTACGCCATTGCGAAAATGCAGATGCCGCTGCACGTTATTGCCTTAGTACCAGCTACCGACAACCGTCCTGGCGAGAACGCTTACGTGCCCGGTGATATTATCAAAATGTACAGTGGAACTACCGTGGAAGTATTGAATACCGACGCAGAAGGCCGTTTGCTTTTGGGCGATGCGTTGCATTGGGCCAAGCGCTACGACCCTGAATTGGTAGTGGATTTTGCCACACTAACAGGTGCTGCATCTGTAGCAGTGGGCGAGCATGGTATTGTCTGCATGGGTACTGCGCCTGACAATGTAAAACAGGCGTTTCGCGACAGTGGCTTCCGCCAGTATGAACGCCTTGTAGAATACCCGTTATGGGATGAATATGGCGACCTGATAAAATCAGATGCTGCTGACCTTAAAAATGTAGGCGGCCCTTCGGGTGGCGCTATTACAGCCGGCAAATTCCTGGAGCATTTCACCAATTACCCGTGGATGCACTTCGACATCGCCGGAGTGTCGTTTTCTATGACCAAAAAAGGCTATATCCCTACAGGCGGAACAGCTTACGGCATGCGTATGCTGCTTGATTTTCTGGTTAACTATGGAAAAGCTTAA
- the pdxA gene encoding 4-hydroxythreonine-4-phosphate dehydrogenase PdxA has translation MQQHTEKPVIGITTGDLNGIGPELIIKALSDNRIMDLCTPVVFASNKVINFYRKMAGTEMPFNFTSTKDLTKLNPKQVNIFNCWEEEVPLQPGSLTEAGGKYAIRSLQVATQCLKDGQLDAIVTAPIHKSNTQMPDFPYTGHTPFLKDKFGARDVLMLLYSGDLRVGLVTEHVPVAKVAQMITKELLQSKFNLLKDSLIKDFGIDKPRIAILGLNPHAGDNGQIGTEEQTVIKPFIEQLQQQGHLAFGPYGADAFFARSSYTQFDAVLAMYHDQGLIPFKTIAHGEGVNYTAGLPVIRTSPDHGTAFDIAGKGIAEPSSFREAIFQCIDLLRKRKEHAFYTANPMRRGRMEKEKEGDSVKIED, from the coding sequence ATGCAACAACACACTGAAAAGCCGGTAATTGGGATAACTACCGGCGATCTGAACGGGATAGGACCAGAACTGATCATCAAAGCACTGTCGGACAATCGTATTATGGACCTGTGCACTCCGGTGGTATTTGCATCTAATAAGGTGATCAACTTCTATCGTAAAATGGCAGGCACCGAAATGCCGTTCAATTTTACCAGCACCAAGGATCTGACTAAACTCAACCCAAAGCAGGTAAACATATTCAATTGCTGGGAAGAGGAAGTACCGCTGCAACCCGGCTCATTGACGGAAGCAGGTGGTAAATACGCCATTCGCTCGTTACAAGTGGCAACTCAATGTCTTAAAGACGGCCAATTGGATGCGATCGTTACAGCGCCCATCCATAAAAGCAACACGCAGATGCCAGACTTCCCATACACAGGGCATACCCCTTTTCTTAAGGATAAGTTCGGCGCCCGCGATGTCTTAATGCTGCTTTACAGCGGAGATCTGCGCGTGGGCCTCGTAACTGAACACGTACCCGTCGCAAAGGTGGCACAGATGATCACCAAGGAGCTGTTGCAGTCTAAATTCAACTTGCTGAAAGATAGCTTGATCAAAGACTTTGGCATAGACAAACCCAGGATTGCAATTTTAGGCCTTAACCCACATGCCGGCGACAACGGTCAGATAGGCACAGAAGAGCAAACTGTTATCAAGCCATTTATTGAGCAACTGCAACAACAGGGTCATCTCGCTTTCGGACCATATGGTGCGGATGCATTTTTCGCACGCAGCAGCTACACGCAGTTTGATGCCGTACTGGCCATGTATCACGACCAGGGCTTGATACCGTTCAAGACTATCGCTCATGGCGAGGGTGTAAACTATACGGCAGGCCTGCCTGTTATCCGTACTTCCCCCGATCATGGTACCGCATTCGATATCGCAGGAAAAGGCATCGCTGAGCCATCCTCTTTCCGCGAAGCAATATTCCAATGCATCGATCTGCTTCGCAAGCGCAAAGAACATGCGTTTTACACAGCTAATCCTATGAGACGAGGCCGAATGGAAAAAGAAAAAGAAGGAGATTCTGTAAAGATCGAAGATTAA
- a CDS encoding FAD-dependent oxidoreductase, translated as MKRDGALKSIWQENIPDYQSVNNWNKDEVFDVLIVGGGITGLTAGVLLQSEGKKCILAEAYNIGFGTTGGTTAHLNTILDTSYDSIEKDFGAEDAKMVASASREAIDLVEGLVTRYGIDCDFSYLPAYIYADTAEQSDRLDEIREASTRAGVVASCSEHIPVPMAFKNACRFDMQAQIHATKYLHGLAKAYETEGGVLIQHCIVGNVENGQHFTVDSSLGEIKAHKIIYATHIPPGINLLHFRCAPYRSYACAFTLKSGDYPAGLIYDMSDPYNYFRTQTINGRQYIVAGGFDHKTGHEANTEQVFRELEAYLRGHFDIDSIDYKWSSQYFNSADGLPYIGELPGAENIYVGTGYCGNGITFGSLAGKMICEMITGHESKYAELFDPSRIKIVAGFADFVKENADVISKFIGMRFDYEKVSALAELAPGEATLADWEDHKVALYKDENGRIHALDPVCPHAKCIVDWNSAEKSWDCPCHGSRFAYNGALLTGPARKGLTQVKWEDIEGD; from the coding sequence ATGAAAAGAGACGGCGCGCTGAAAAGCATCTGGCAGGAAAATATTCCTGACTATCAATCTGTTAATAACTGGAATAAGGATGAGGTATTTGACGTATTGATCGTGGGTGGTGGTATTACCGGCCTTACTGCGGGTGTGCTGTTGCAATCGGAAGGAAAAAAATGCATTCTGGCCGAGGCATATAATATTGGATTTGGGACAACCGGCGGTACTACTGCGCACTTAAACACCATCCTCGACACTTCTTATGATTCGATTGAAAAAGACTTTGGCGCTGAAGACGCCAAAATGGTGGCCAGCGCCAGCCGGGAGGCCATCGACCTGGTTGAGGGACTAGTTACCCGTTATGGTATTGATTGCGATTTCAGCTATTTACCTGCTTACATCTACGCAGATACAGCCGAACAATCGGACCGCCTCGATGAGATCAGGGAAGCAAGTACCCGAGCAGGTGTAGTAGCGAGCTGTTCAGAACACATACCGGTACCTATGGCCTTTAAAAATGCCTGCAGGTTCGATATGCAAGCGCAGATACACGCTACGAAATATCTGCATGGTTTAGCTAAAGCCTATGAAACTGAAGGAGGAGTACTGATACAACATTGTATTGTTGGCAATGTGGAAAACGGGCAACACTTTACCGTCGACTCTTCGCTGGGAGAGATCAAGGCGCATAAAATAATATACGCCACACACATCCCACCGGGTATCAACCTGTTGCACTTCAGGTGTGCACCTTACAGGAGTTATGCTTGTGCATTTACTTTAAAGAGCGGCGACTATCCCGCGGGTTTGATATATGACATGAGTGACCCTTACAACTACTTCCGCACACAAACTATCAATGGCAGGCAATACATTGTAGCGGGTGGGTTTGATCATAAAACCGGGCATGAAGCAAACACAGAACAAGTATTTCGCGAACTGGAGGCTTACCTGCGTGGACACTTCGATATAGATAGCATTGACTATAAATGGTCATCGCAATACTTCAACTCAGCTGATGGGTTACCTTACATAGGCGAATTACCAGGAGCAGAGAATATTTACGTAGGCACCGGCTATTGTGGCAATGGGATAACATTTGGTTCGCTGGCAGGCAAAATGATCTGCGAAATGATCACTGGTCATGAAAGCAAGTATGCCGAACTGTTTGATCCTAGCCGTATAAAGATAGTTGCCGGCTTTGCAGATTTTGTAAAGGAAAATGCTGATGTCATCAGCAAGTTCATCGGTATGCGCTTTGACTATGAAAAGGTGAGCGCCCTCGCCGAGCTTGCCCCCGGCGAAGCAACGCTTGCAGATTGGGAAGACCACAAAGTAGCCCTCTACAAAGACGAAAACGGCCGCATACATGCCCTTGATCCTGTATGCCCACATGCAAAATGCATAGTGGATTGGAACAGTGCCGAAAAAAGCTGGGACTGCCCCTGTCATGGCTCACGGTTCGCTTACAATGGCGCACTGCTCACAGGCCCAGCTCGCAAAGGGCTGACACAAGTAAAATGGGAAGATATAGAAGGTGATTAA
- a CDS encoding M16 family metallopeptidase, with protein MLQFERFTLDNGLRVLVHQDATTPMAAVNVLYDVGARDEDASRTGFAHLFEHLMFGGSEHIPVYDEPLQMAGGENNAYTTNDITNYYIQLPLQNMETAFWLESDRMKALAFSEKSLDVQRKVVSEEFKEHYLNKPYGDAWQHLRELAYVVHPYQWMTIGRELKHIEEAQLEDVKAFFYKHYRPVNAILCVAGNVTTEDVRVLAEKWFGDIPSGEKYVRKITPEPHQEAARTKTVFANVPLDALYKAWHIDGRLSLPYYAADLITEIMGNGFASRLYQRLVKEQQLFSNISCYHTGSLDPGLLVVEGKIVEGKTLEEADAAIEAEFQKLIAEGVTEDELQKAKNKIEAMITFEDMALLSRANNLAFYELLGDAQMVNEEWNRYQSVTSAFLQDTAKNIFRPDNCSTLYYRRKPEE; from the coding sequence ATGCTTCAGTTTGAAAGATTTACACTGGATAATGGCCTGCGTGTTCTGGTGCACCAGGACGCAACTACTCCTATGGCAGCTGTCAACGTACTATACGATGTAGGCGCCCGCGATGAAGACGCCAGCCGTACTGGCTTCGCACACCTGTTTGAACACCTGATGTTCGGAGGCTCAGAGCATATTCCTGTATATGATGAGCCGCTGCAAATGGCTGGTGGCGAGAACAATGCATATACAACCAACGATATAACCAACTACTATATCCAGTTGCCATTGCAAAATATGGAAACAGCTTTCTGGCTGGAAAGCGACCGTATGAAAGCACTGGCATTCAGCGAGAAAAGCCTGGATGTACAGCGCAAAGTGGTAAGTGAAGAATTCAAGGAGCATTATCTCAACAAGCCTTACGGCGACGCTTGGCAGCACCTGCGTGAGCTGGCTTATGTTGTTCACCCTTACCAATGGATGACCATAGGAAGGGAATTGAAGCATATCGAAGAAGCACAGTTGGAGGACGTTAAGGCCTTCTTTTATAAACACTACCGCCCGGTGAATGCGATACTTTGCGTAGCGGGAAATGTGACTACCGAAGACGTTCGAGTGCTTGCTGAAAAATGGTTTGGCGACATTCCATCGGGAGAAAAATATGTCCGCAAAATAACACCGGAGCCACACCAGGAAGCGGCACGTACCAAAACAGTATTTGCAAACGTGCCACTGGATGCGTTATACAAGGCATGGCATATTGATGGACGCTTATCGCTACCCTATTATGCCGCTGACCTTATTACTGAAATAATGGGCAATGGCTTTGCATCGCGCCTCTATCAGCGCCTGGTAAAAGAACAACAGCTGTTCAGCAATATCAGTTGCTACCACACTGGCAGCCTCGACCCGGGATTGCTGGTAGTAGAAGGAAAGATCGTTGAAGGCAAAACACTTGAAGAAGCTGATGCAGCTATAGAAGCAGAGTTTCAAAAGCTGATCGCCGAGGGCGTTACAGAAGACGAACTGCAGAAAGCCAAAAATAAGATCGAGGCAATGATCACCTTTGAGGATATGGCCCTGCTCTCACGTGCAAACAACCTGGCATTTTATGAATTGCTGGGGGATGCGCAGATGGTAAATGAAGAGTGGAACAGGTATCAGTCTGTTACCTCAGCGTTCTTGCAGGATACAGCTAAGAACATCTTCAGGCCCGACAACTGTAGCACGCTATATTATAGGAGAAAGCCGGAGGAATAA
- a CDS encoding NAD(P)H-dependent flavin oxidoreductase, translated as MLFDGKFAAGGESFDNRITQLFGIKYPIIQAGMIWASGWRLASAVSNAGGLGIIGAGSMYPEVLKEHVQKCKQATDKPFAVNLPLLYPDIDKHIAIILEEKVPIVFTSAGNPKTWTSTLKEHGITVVHVVSSAKFAKKSEEAGVDAVVTEGYEAGGHNGREETTTMCLIPAVREAIKIPLIAAGGIATGRSMLAAMALGAEAVQLGSRFVCTPEASSHDAFKQSVIEAAEGDTIVTLKRLTPVRLIKNHFYDQVKEAEEKCASMQELMDLLGRARAKKGMFEGDLSEGELEIGQVSSIINEIKPAADVVAEVWQEFQSAVRHPFTY; from the coding sequence ATGCTTTTCGACGGAAAGTTTGCAGCCGGAGGTGAGTCCTTCGACAACCGCATAACACAACTATTTGGCATCAAATACCCGATCATACAAGCCGGTATGATCTGGGCATCGGGCTGGCGCCTTGCATCTGCCGTGAGCAACGCCGGTGGCCTTGGTATAATAGGTGCCGGCAGTATGTATCCTGAAGTTCTAAAAGAGCATGTGCAGAAGTGTAAACAAGCAACCGATAAACCATTCGCAGTAAATCTTCCCCTGCTCTACCCCGATATCGATAAGCATATCGCTATCATACTGGAAGAAAAAGTACCCATCGTGTTCACCTCTGCAGGCAATCCTAAAACGTGGACCAGCACGTTAAAAGAACACGGCATAACGGTGGTGCATGTAGTGTCGAGCGCCAAGTTTGCTAAGAAGAGCGAAGAAGCCGGTGTTGATGCGGTAGTAACCGAAGGTTATGAAGCAGGTGGCCATAACGGTCGTGAAGAAACAACTACCATGTGCTTGATACCGGCTGTACGCGAAGCGATTAAGATCCCGCTGATAGCAGCAGGTGGCATTGCTACAGGTCGCTCTATGCTGGCAGCAATGGCTTTAGGCGCAGAAGCCGTGCAACTGGGTAGCCGATTTGTATGCACCCCCGAGGCTTCTAGTCATGATGCCTTTAAGCAGTCAGTTATCGAAGCCGCAGAAGGAGACACCATCGTTACTTTGAAACGACTTACGCCCGTACGTCTCATAAAAAATCATTTCTACGACCAGGTAAAAGAAGCCGAAGAGAAATGTGCCTCTATGCAGGAGTTGATGGATCTCCTGGGTCGTGCTCGCGCAAAGAAAGGCATGTTTGAGGGTGACCTTTCAGAAGGTGAACTAGAGATTGGACAAGTTAGCAGTATCATCAATGAGATAAAGCCCGCGGCTGATGTCGTAGCAGAAGTATGGCAGGAATTCCAATCAGCTGTACGTCATCCGTTCACTTACTAA